Proteins encoded by one window of Halictus rubicundus isolate RS-2024b chromosome 18, iyHalRubi1_principal, whole genome shotgun sequence:
- the Obp5 gene encoding odorant binding protein 5 → MPASHLLFGVMLVCAALKPVYSAVTQEQLEKMAASMRRGCLQKVDTTEDLALGIRRGEFPDDPNVACYASCIMKTMRSVRNNR, encoded by the exons ATGCCCGCGAGTCACCTACTCTTCGGGGTTATGCTAGTGTGTGCTGCGCTAAAACCTGTGTACAGT GCCGTCACTCAGGAACAATTGGAGAAAATGGCGGCTTCGATGCGGAGGGGCTGCCTGCAGAAAGTTGACACGACTGAAG ATTTGGCCTTGGGAATAAGAAGAGGAGAATTTCCGGACGACCCTAATGTGGCGTGCTACGCAAGTTGCATCATGAAGACAATGAGAAGTGTAAGGAACAATCGATAA